The proteins below come from a single Prolixibacter sp. NT017 genomic window:
- a CDS encoding ACP phosphodiesterase: protein MNYLAHIYLSGESEELMLGNFIGDYVKGKQHRDFPAEVERGILLHRKIDEFTDRHEAVRACNQLLRPGYRKYAGVVTDIFFDHFLAANWQRYSNHSLKNATRRFHGILMSNYRILPARVKLFAPFLIQHKRLESYAQFKGIEESLSILSRRTSLPEETPFAMKTLKEEYAQFDEAFARFFPEIIQFAIEEAGVEIKMPRLKRG, encoded by the coding sequence ATTTTATCGGTGATTACGTGAAAGGAAAGCAACACCGTGATTTTCCGGCCGAAGTGGAAAGAGGAATTTTGCTGCACCGCAAGATAGACGAATTCACCGACCGCCACGAAGCTGTGCGGGCCTGTAACCAACTGCTTCGTCCGGGTTACCGGAAATATGCAGGCGTAGTAACCGATATCTTTTTCGACCATTTTCTGGCTGCCAACTGGCAACGTTATTCGAATCACTCGTTGAAGAATGCCACCCGCCGTTTTCATGGCATCCTGATGTCCAATTACCGAATATTACCTGCACGCGTCAAGCTTTTCGCACCGTTTCTCATTCAGCATAAACGCCTGGAATCATACGCACAATTCAAAGGAATCGAGGAGTCGTTAAGCATCTTAAGTCGCCGTACCTCCCTGCCCGAAGAAACGCCTTTTGCCATGAAAACACTCAAGGAAGAATATGCGCAGTTCGACGAGGCTTTTGCCCGCTTCTTCCCGGAAATCATCCAGTTTGCGATAGAGGAGGCCGGGGTAGAAATAAAAATGCCCCGACTGAAGCGGGGCTGA